CAACAATATCAACCTCTTGACACCACACCACCTACACAAAATGTGAAGAAGCCACACCGTCGCGGCTAGAAGGTAGCTTTATCAACTCGCAAATGAATGGATCCACCAATACAAGATTTAACAGACATGTCAGATATGCATTCATGTATGTAAGCTATACATTTATACTATGTTTCACAAAAAACAAATACGCTAGAAACTAGCACAGTTGGACATAATAATTGGGCTGAATAGGGCTGGCTACATTAGCTAGCTCCTCTCAATAAAATCACCCATATCGATTCTTTAAAACCTAAGAATATCATTGTGGTAACTTAAGGAAATTTACATTATGTGACTAAAAGATTATGTTACTTTtaataaaaatgaaaactatGTTTCTACATATAGCATCCCTATTTATCATGAGTACATATTTTGTGCTATAAATATGATGATAAAAAAAGATGCTATATATCTTGATCTAGACTCTAGACCCTTAGGATAAAACAATGAAAATGAATCATCAAAACAAAATCATTTAATTCAAAGTTAAAAAGAGCCTAAATATTAGGATAAAAAACAAtactagctacccgcgctatttgcgcgggaCACCTCGCTAGTTTTACTGAACACAATGTCTGCATATGGGTCCTAAATTTCTGATAGGTTGAGATCAGGTTTTATGTTGCGGCAGATCCCAAGCCGCGCTTGGTGTTTCGATTCACTTTGCTTTTCTATGGACTTTGGAGAAACTGAATGCGAGATTACTGTGAAACACGAAACGTTCCACAAATTTGGGGTTCTAGTCAACATATGAACAAGGAAGGATAGCAGATAGCACATCAGCATTCAACAAACGTTTTTCTTTTAATAATGCTTGCTAAGCAGATGACCGATGCCTGTGTCTACGAGTCtctatggttctactgcattgTGATTTGGACTactaaaaacaaaaggaaagcaCCACTAATAGTGATGACTCTGTAGTAACAGGTTACAATGAGGATCACTTCTAAGTAACAGGTTACATTGAGATGTTGAGATTCTTATTCGGCTACTCCCAGTGCGTTGTGCTCGAAGTCCATGCAACTCCTAAATATAAGACTACGTCAAAAAGCATTGGGAGTAGTCTTATAAACAGCTCTTCTGACAAGCAGCTAGACAGGTCTTGAAGACATAATCTGTACCAATAATACTACGTCAGACTGTTTTAACAGAAACAAGGGCAAACTGAAACCTGTGTCGCATAACGTACAACTATCACCATATAAAGCGTGTGAGCTTATTCTAACACGTACACACCGATGTAACAATAGCAGTGTTCACCATCAAGCCCTTATTTATGGGCTCTGCAAACCACAACACGGTGTCATACATTTGGTAGCTTCTAACACACCAGAGACTAAGCCAAGGATGAATTGCCTGAGAGGCCGAGACCACACCGGACGAGGAGAGGACCCCTAGAATCCTGGATCACCAGCTAAGGTTCGCCAACTGTCATCTCATAACTGGAACCCTTTGCTGAGTCCCATTATGCATGCCGGCTTGCGCGCTTGCCTGCCCAAAATGGCCAGAGAAGCTGAGATGATGGCTTGGGTGCTGGAAGAAGGTGTCATCTCTGTGCAACATTGGAGTCACGGTGAAGCCAGGAGCTGAAGAAACAGCCTTCTTGCTATTGTATTGTGAGGGCATTGCTTTGGGTGCCAACATAGTTTGATCTCTAGCTGTGCCTCCACCAAGCCGTAGATGAGTTGAACCTGAGGAGCTTGCTGTGCCATTTGTGGTGGACCTGGTGGAGGCATTGcgaggctgctgctggagctgTTTAGTATTGAGGAATCGTCCACCCGAACCTCTTGCCCTCTTCATTGCATGAAGATGCCGAGACTCATGAAGGTAAGGCTGCCATGGAGATTGTATCCAATATTAGGCCAATCGGAAGAGTTACTGATAAAGAAGTTTCAAGAATGGTGGAGGGATGAGACAATCAGATCAAAGTAACTGTGGGACTAATAATACGGACCTTTCGTGCTTTGACTAGCTTGTTCTGAGCCTCTAACTTAGCACGGAACTGTCTTCTGCGAAGTATACCGTGATATTGTTTCGGATTCACATATATGGGCTCGTTCTCTGCTAATTCCAAAGGCAAGGGAATTCTTGCAGATGTCCCCCCGCCAGCAATTTGGGGATGAAACTGCTTTATATACAACTGATCAGACAAACCCACAAAactgatattattttatataaaagAAAATCAGGTAAGCTATCTGATGGACATGTGCTTCAAAATATGTGGATATCCCTGCGTTATATGTGGATTAACGTCGGAGAGTACAATAGATAAATCCTAGAGAAAAGATTTGATGTGTCGATAACACAGGTCAATTTATACAGGTACGAACAGCTGCAACCATCTAAGCAGTACTATATGTGTGTCTGAGACTTGCCAGCAAGCTGGTACCTGTGGACACAGAAAGCATTGGTATGCCCATTGTTCTGAAAACAGTACTAGACCAAGGAGTTATCAGAGCATTGGTATGACATCCACTCAAGTATTACTTTCACTTTTCAACCCTGATATCAACATCAACTCTGGCAAAAACTAGCTACTTTAGTTTCTCATATAACCAGCTATAGAACTAATGGATTCTGGAAATTTTCTCTGTGCTAAATAGTAGAAAGATTTATGAAACAATGTATCTGCATGAGGAAAACTGCAAAATCTGGCCCAAAGCTGCACAAATATAGACAAAAATTAAGTGACATTATCCTTGCCTTCTAGACACTATTCATCACTGGAGAATAGAAACAGCTGCGGCTAGCTTCTTATTACTAGTAGCCATACGTTTTCCGATTACAGTTATGATCGATACCTGTCAGAGAGGCAGTGTTTTTTGAGTAAAAAGGCAATGCAAACATGTCTCCCAGAAGGGATTATGTTGAGTCGATAGCTCACGCATGCATATGCGTGGAACTAAGGATCAACCCAAACGGTGTCTGCTTGAAATGGAAAATCGGTAAGGTAGAAATGCTATCATGCGCCATCAGCACTTTAACTCAAAATCCATGAGAGATtttgaggaatgtgagtactctatcctgcctgtgatgagtgaattgtcaaccgtgcggtgtgatcgtgcgcttggtctttggagctgccgtggaggagcttggaccgggcggcagctgtggcgtccactcccggatcaagggcgcaagcggcgacggaagacgggtttcttggtttgcaccacaaaaccaagcaggtagacggcggttgaagatgccaagtcgtggaggcacgggcgtcggtctcgggactgacggagtcgacggcgtctagggcctcgctgcgggcgaggaggtgacgggcgtcgggcggcgtctagggccgtcagaaggccgaggcgggaacgacgtctagggccacggcgtggagacgggaatcttcccgcgcgtgaggttttggcggttttctcaaaactggccacctacccgggtttcgcagaCCCTCCAAAACTGCGGACCGGAACTTCGttgacgtggcggcatcgcagggAAGACTTCGGGTCGAAGAAAggagctccgccgtcgatcgaggctgtacagcgggctgcagcagacccgaccggtctgaccggtctggccgcagcagctgggtataaaAACCCCCCACCAGCctggttgagtctcttgagtcttttgtattctcttcgtttttccttctccctttccctgctctaggttagggccaaggactccaacgcaaaagagggttagattatagctaatctctccaatctagagggtggatgatgggcggatggctctagctttgtataggtgaattcctctgaaattcATGAATGAAATCCTGTTGAGATCATCTATGTGTGCTGAGtattcgtcctccccttcctctcttgcgtttttggcttgatttctcctcttttggaTGATTCGTGTTTAGAGGAATCGAGCCCTTGGATTCGTGTTTTGCCgaactctttgtgacgattcctatgcatctagcctagtgccaaaccccctggaatcgtgagttctcacgaattggaatTTTTgtgttctagagaaaaccccaattttctttgatctttcctcgaaTTCTCTAGTTCCTCTAatcttttgggagagatctcttgggAATACGTTTACGGGGTAGATGTGAAGGTATCCCTCGAGTTTCACcgaatttggacttcgtttgctcaagatttgccATTTGGAACTTTGGTTGCGGGCTGTttgggagcgaccggtctgaccggtctgtgtaaccggtctgaccggtctggagatTCAAactccagcccgaccggtctgaccggtctgtgatagtggttagaccggtctgattCAGCAGAGCTGCTGTTTGGGGAGTCCTTCCACATTGCTTCCGTTTCTCTTCCTAGGGTTTTTGGCTTGAGATAGCTAGTCTATAGCTACTCTCTCACCCTAGGTTtgagggcttgtggtgattttcgggatataggccgacggatcaatttcgagagaaattttgatcggctcccattcacccttctctggtcgccagtttcggtccctcagatTTTAGTACAATAACTTATTAGAGAGGTGTACCACAGTGGAAGAACTGGTGCGTGACCCATAGGCTGCCCAAACACCTCCTGAGCCAGAATCATTGTATGGGTATGAAATGCAAGCCTGGGTACAGAAAACAGAAGTCAGATGCACAGCCCCATGGACACAATAGGGCGAACTCTCAAATTGTTTAAACTATAATGGCGACTTTATCagagttgaaaaaaaataaatttttggaTCGCATGGATCTTACTATTGGCTGACCATAGTCAATGGCTTGACTTGCAAATAGAGGTTGCTTATTCTCAAAACTTAAAGTTGATCTCATGTTATCAATAACTGTTTTCCTCAAGGAGTTACCTGATAAAAGAAATGAAGGCATTGTTACACAGTGTAAATTAATAAAAGAAATTCGAATGTGACAAAGAATCCTAAATGAATCTAGCAAAAGAGTACATACTAATATCCTCCAAAATATACAGTACTTCTTGCTTAGGTATTTCTTATACTGACAGAGTAAAGATCAAAACTGATCTCTTGTCAGTTTCATTTAATTTCCATGAAGTGTGCTACATATAATCTGTAGAGTCATCACTTGTGCCTATTTTGGAGAGTTTCCCTAGTATACTAGAGCTAGAAAACAGTTACTTCTCCAGTGCAGAAGAAAGTGTAGTTATAGAGTGTGTTGTCAAACTTTTAATTTTTCACCGACAATATCTTTATAAATACgttgaaaaaaaacaaatagtATTGGGTTAAAAAAACCAAATTAACACTTATTTGTTACATGGAGGGGAATGACACAGCATGTTAGTTACTCGGCAAGAGCAAAAGAATGTATGTTGCCTGGGAACATGCATCTTACTATGTATGA
This window of the Panicum virgatum strain AP13 chromosome 1K, P.virgatum_v5, whole genome shotgun sequence genome carries:
- the LOC120643653 gene encoding nuclear transcription factor Y subunit A-3-like isoform X1, coding for MSIKERRKWSDAVEGGQSQDQRKGRAGRWQGAEAALLGGRTEGGAWEPCFSPLRLPPPLPKCQLLLLKGVLWITTYGNSLRKTVIDNMRSTLSFENKQPLFASQAIDYGQPIACISYPYNDSGSGGVWAAYGSRTSSSTVLYIKQFHPQIAGGGTSARIPLPLELAENEPIYVNPKQYHGILRRRQFRAKLEAQNKLVKARKPYLHESRHLHAMKRARGSGGRFLNTKQLQQQPRNASTRSTTNGTASSSGSTHLRLGGGTARDQTMLAPKAMPSQYNSKKAVSSAPGFTVTPMLHRDDTFFQHPSHHLSFSGHFGQASAQAGMHNGTQQRVPVMR
- the LOC120643653 gene encoding nuclear transcription factor Y subunit A-4-like isoform X5; protein product: MLLPSSSSSSASKGNSLRKTVIDNMRSTLSFENKQPLFASQAIDYGQPIACISYPYNDSGSGGVWAAYGSRTSSSTVLYIKQFHPQIAGGGTSARIPLPLELAENEPIYVNPKQYHGILRRRQFRAKLEAQNKLVKARKPYLHESRHLHAMKRARGSGGRFLNTKQLQQQPRNASTRSTTNGTASSSGSTHLRLGGGTARDQTMLAPKAMPSQYNSKKAVSSAPGFTVTPMLHRDDTFFQHPSHHLSFSGHFGQASAQAGMHNGTQQRVPVMR
- the LOC120643653 gene encoding nuclear transcription factor Y subunit A-3-like isoform X3, whose protein sequence is MSIKERRKWSDAVEGGQSQDQRKGRAGRWQGAEAALLGGRTEGGAWEPCFSPLRLPPPLPKACISYPYNDSGSGGVWAAYGSRTSSSTVLYIKQFHPQIAGGGTSARIPLPLELAENEPIYVNPKQYHGILRRRQFRAKLEAQNKLVKARKPYLHESRHLHAMKRARGSGGRFLNTKQLQQQPRNASTRSTTNGTASSSGSTHLRLGGGTARDQTMLAPKAMPSQYNSKKAVSSAPGFTVTPMLHRDDTFFQHPSHHLSFSGHFGQASAQAGMHNGTQQRVPVMR
- the LOC120643653 gene encoding nuclear transcription factor Y subunit A-3-like isoform X4; translation: MSIKERRKWSDAVEGGQSQDQRKGRAGRWQGAEAALLGGRTEGGAWEPCFSPLRLPPPLPKACISYPYNDSGSGGVWAAYGSRTSSSTVFHPQIAGGGTSARIPLPLELAENEPIYVNPKQYHGILRRRQFRAKLEAQNKLVKARKPYLHESRHLHAMKRARGSGGRFLNTKQLQQQPRNASTRSTTNGTASSSGSTHLRLGGGTARDQTMLAPKAMPSQYNSKKAVSSAPGFTVTPMLHRDDTFFQHPSHHLSFSGHFGQASAQAGMHNGTQQRVPVMR
- the LOC120643653 gene encoding nuclear transcription factor Y subunit A-3-like isoform X2, which gives rise to MSIKERRKWSDAVEGGQSQDQRKGRAGRWQGAEAALLGGRTEGGAWEPCFSPLRLPPPLPKCQLLLLKGVLWITTYGNSLRKTVIDNMRSTLSFENKQPLFASQAIDYGQPIACISYPYNDSGSGGVWAAYGSRTSSSTVFHPQIAGGGTSARIPLPLELAENEPIYVNPKQYHGILRRRQFRAKLEAQNKLVKARKPYLHESRHLHAMKRARGSGGRFLNTKQLQQQPRNASTRSTTNGTASSSGSTHLRLGGGTARDQTMLAPKAMPSQYNSKKAVSSAPGFTVTPMLHRDDTFFQHPSHHLSFSGHFGQASAQAGMHNGTQQRVPVMR
- the LOC120643653 gene encoding nuclear transcription factor Y subunit A-4-like isoform X6 — protein: MLLPSSSSSSASKGNSLRKTVIDNMRSTLSFENKQPLFASQAIDYGQPIACISYPYNDSGSGGVWAAYGSRTSSSTVFHPQIAGGGTSARIPLPLELAENEPIYVNPKQYHGILRRRQFRAKLEAQNKLVKARKPYLHESRHLHAMKRARGSGGRFLNTKQLQQQPRNASTRSTTNGTASSSGSTHLRLGGGTARDQTMLAPKAMPSQYNSKKAVSSAPGFTVTPMLHRDDTFFQHPSHHLSFSGHFGQASAQAGMHNGTQQRVPVMR